Proteins encoded together in one Etheostoma cragini isolate CJK2018 chromosome 11, CSU_Ecrag_1.0, whole genome shotgun sequence window:
- the LOC117953059 gene encoding enhancer of polycomb homolog 2-like, which yields MAQSCDRDQSPCPFAGASHVTETGQISPHRLGSIRIPEPFHAYSWVRGLSVCVRLSVCVCVCVSVFQEHHLQRAMSAQQVFREKKENMVIPVPEAESNTTYYERLYRGEVSVPKQLIHIQPLGVDVEQPDYDMDSEDEMLLNRLKRKTEIRPLQFEIMVDRLEKASTHQLLSVAEAKLLLNEDDSLLKAAYDYWVRKRKNWRGPSLIPRIKPERRDGSTNSDAYVAFRRRTEKMQTRKNRKNDEASYEKMLRLRREFSRTVDILEMVKRREKSKRELLHLTLQLVERRYQMEDFSGDTLREVCLPLLEKSAYCSPSALNSSSQHNSDVNIKKKPQCVRDELPFNPIRQKKKNVRRDRKCPLQRHPGRSPAVFTVNMANIKQYDFHSSGEDDTPPPLSPPSSPDEENHPDGVFVFRRKDGCQYFSPRTEQTCGVYLVPQCLRHSLAELARHPHWTGLSRRRIGRGGRMVLDRASSALDPVLQQLDSLTDPVCRTLLRGSLSPGSSFSSLTEVVNSIQTLQRFCFRPKRVHVRREGDNWSTRSQSFHLSPSNVLDSHESERLLNGRAENMLEVT from the exons atggcCCAGTCATGTGACAGAGACCAGTCCCCGTGTCCCTTTGCGGGGGCCAGTCATGTAACAGAGACCGGCCAGATTAG CCCGCACCGTTTGGGTTCAATAAGGATACCTGAACCGTTCCACGCCTACAGCTGGGTTAGGGGTCTGAG tgtgtgtgtgcgtttgtctgtgtgtgtgtgtgtgtgtgtgtctgtgtttcaggaGCACCACCTGCAGAGGGCGATGTCGGCCCAGCAGGTGTTCAGGGAGAAGAAGGAGAACATGGTGATCCCTGTCCCTGAAGCCGAGAGCAACACCACATACTACGAGCGTCTGTACCGAGGAGAGGTCAGCGTCCCCAAACAGCTGATCCACATTCAGC ctctGGGTGTCGATGTGGAGCAGCCGGACTATGACATGGACTCGGAGGACGAGATGCTGCTGAACAGACTGAAGAGGAAGACGGAGATCAGACCGCTGCAGTTTGAGATCATGGTGGACCGTCTGGAGAAGGCCAGCACGCACCAg CTCTTGTCTGTGGCGGAGGCCAAGCTGCTGCTGAATGAGGATGACTCCCTGCTGAAGGCGGCTTATGATTACTgggtgaggaagaggaagaactGGCGAGGTCCATCCCTGATTCCTCGCATCAAGCCGGAGAGGAGAGACGGATCCACCAACAGCGACGCCTACGTGGCCTTCAGGCGCAGGACGGAGAAGATGCAGACCAGGAAG AACCGTAAGAACGATGAGGCGTCGTACGAGAAGATGCTGCGGCTGAGGAGAGAGTTTAGCCGAACGGTCGACATCCTGGAGATGGtcaagaggagagagaagtCCAAGAGAGAGCTGCTCCACCTCACCCTGCAGCTGGTGGAGAGGAG GTATCAGATGGAAGATTTCAGCGGAGACACTCTGAGAGAGGTTTGTCTTCCTCTGCTGGAGAAATCAGCGTACTGCAGCCCGTCTGCTCTGAACAGCAGCAGCCAACACAACAGTGACGTCAACATCAAG AAGAAGCCACAGTGCGTCCGAGACGAGCTTCCCTTTAACCCAAtcagacaaaagaagaagaacgtGAGGCGGGACAGGAAATGTCCTCTCCAGAGACATCCTGGCCGCTCCCCTGCTGTCTTCACCGTCAACATGGCCAACATCAAACAGTACGACTTCCACAGCTCTGGAGAGGATGACACGCCACCGCCGCTG TCTCCGCCGTCTTCCCCCGATGAAGAAAATCATCCTGATGGAGTTTTTGTCTTCAGGAGAAAAGATGGATGTCAATATTTCTCT CCTCGTACGGAGCAGACGTGTGGAGTTTATCTCGTCCCTCAGTGTCTCCGCCACTCTCTGGCTGAACTTGCGCGGCATCCTCATTGGACAGGACTGAGCCGCCGCCGGATAGGACGAGGGGGCAG GATGGTTCTGGACCGGGCCTCCTCAGCTCTGGACCcagtcctgcagcagctggaCTCTCTAACAGACCCAGTCTGCAGGACCCTCCTGAGGGGCTCTCTGAGTCCAGGAAGCAGCTTCTCCTCCCTGACTGAAGTCGTGAACAGCATCCAGACCCTGCAGAGGTTCTGCTTCAGACCCAAACGGGTCCATGTCCGTAGGGAAGGGGACAACTGGTCCACCAGGTCCCAGTCCTTCCATTTGTCTCCAAGCAATGTCTTAG ATTCTCACGAGTCGGAGAGACTTCTGAACGGACGGGCAGAGAACATGCTGGAGGTcacatga